One stretch of Flavobacterium sp. 9 DNA includes these proteins:
- a CDS encoding cytochrome c oxidase assembly factor Coa1 family protein — protein sequence MEDSNELIVRKSWWDRNWKWFVPTGCLSLIVLFGLFIAAIFFGVTSMMKDSDVYKETLTEVQHNKVIIEKLGSHIEANGMTSGNISLSNDTGNCDLQIPIKGSKGNGTIFIVAEKRGTWKYSVKSVYIESSKEEIDLLKK from the coding sequence ATGGAAGATTCGAATGAATTAATTGTTAGAAAAAGTTGGTGGGACAGAAACTGGAAATGGTTTGTACCAACAGGATGTTTAAGTCTTATTGTACTTTTTGGCTTGTTTATAGCCGCAATTTTCTTTGGAGTTACTTCGATGATGAAAGATTCTGATGTTTATAAAGAAACCCTTACTGAAGTACAGCATAATAAAGTAATAATTGAAAAACTAGGAAGTCATATCGAAGCAAACGGAATGACATCCGGGAATATTAGTTTAAGTAACGACACCGGAAATTGCGATTTACAAATCCCGATAAAAGGTTCTAAAGGAAATGGAACTATATTTATTGTTGCCGAAAAAAGAGGAACTTGGAAATACAGTGTAAAGTCCGTTTATATTGAATCTTCAAAAGAAGAAATTGATTTATTGAAGAAGTAA
- a CDS encoding murein L,D-transpeptidase yields MKTLYPFAIILVVSFFTSSFNNLEKNDVITKKTLADIYKNASDKNDDVVDTEILNDFFRRYSDLKKYQNDVISLYKNRSYGTIWYKNGKITEFGNVLYKKLNGTDKETSKIEFPYNEEINQMFNETSKEKLSKTDADMLLSAAYIMYANRAIEGKKAISYETLLDSLMTKPTLLEKNNAGVSNQYDKLQIALKKYKKIEKENTWTPITTETPYKDIRPDAKSITVAQIRNRLFVMGDLKNDSKSDVYDQELMDGVMKYKLRNGLKPNYIINEDHIKDLNTPIADKIKTLMINIERAKTILPQLSKDKEYIMVNVPSFELVYVKNGKIELTSKVFVGSQLTKTTIFNGNIDKVVFSPYWTVPQSIVDNELKSKIAADKNYLADHNMEIVNGQVRQKPGADNSLGLVKFIFPNPDDIYMHDTPAKTLFDFEKRTFSHGCVNVNKAKELAIAMLQDYPEWTEDRINKAMDGTEETTFKLPNKVPIYICYFTSWVNEAGEVSFYQDVYERDSDSNNLISSPAEIASN; encoded by the coding sequence ATGAAAACATTATATCCTTTCGCCATAATTTTAGTCGTAAGTTTCTTTACATCATCTTTTAATAACCTTGAGAAAAATGATGTAATCACCAAAAAAACTTTGGCAGACATTTACAAGAATGCTTCTGATAAAAATGATGATGTAGTAGACACAGAAATTCTAAATGATTTCTTTAGAAGATATTCTGATTTAAAAAAATACCAAAACGATGTGATCTCTTTATACAAAAACAGATCTTACGGAACTATATGGTATAAAAATGGAAAAATAACTGAATTTGGAAATGTATTGTACAAAAAATTAAACGGTACAGATAAAGAAACTTCAAAAATTGAATTTCCATATAACGAAGAAATCAATCAGATGTTTAATGAAACTTCAAAAGAGAAACTTTCAAAAACAGATGCTGATATGTTATTAAGTGCTGCATATATTATGTATGCTAATCGTGCAATCGAAGGTAAAAAAGCAATTTCATACGAAACTTTATTAGATTCTTTAATGACTAAACCTACTTTATTAGAGAAAAACAATGCCGGAGTTTCTAATCAATATGATAAACTTCAGATTGCTTTAAAAAAATACAAAAAAATAGAAAAAGAAAATACCTGGACACCTATCACAACAGAAACTCCTTATAAAGATATCAGACCTGATGCAAAATCAATTACAGTTGCTCAAATTAGAAACAGATTGTTTGTAATGGGCGATTTGAAAAATGATTCTAAAAGTGATGTTTATGATCAGGAATTAATGGATGGTGTGATGAAATATAAATTGAGAAATGGTTTAAAACCAAATTACATCATTAATGAAGATCATATTAAAGACTTGAACACACCAATTGCTGATAAAATCAAAACTTTAATGATTAACATCGAACGTGCCAAAACTATTTTACCTCAACTATCTAAAGACAAAGAATATATAATGGTAAATGTGCCATCATTTGAATTGGTTTATGTAAAAAATGGTAAAATAGAATTGACTTCAAAAGTTTTTGTAGGTTCTCAATTGACCAAAACAACAATTTTTAACGGTAATATTGACAAAGTTGTTTTTAGCCCTTATTGGACTGTTCCTCAAAGTATTGTTGACAATGAATTGAAATCAAAAATTGCAGCTGACAAAAATTATCTTGCAGATCACAACATGGAAATCGTAAATGGTCAAGTAAGACAAAAACCGGGTGCAGATAACTCTTTAGGATTAGTAAAATTTATTTTCCCAAATCCAGATGATATCTACATGCACGATACGCCAGCCAAAACATTATTTGATTTTGAAAAAAGAACTTTTAGCCACGGTTGTGTGAATGTAAATAAAGCCAAAGAACTTGCAATTGCAATGTTACAAGATTATCCTGAATGGACAGAAGACAGAATTAACAAAGCAATGGATGGTACTGAAGAAACTACTTTTAAATTGCCAAACAAAGTGCCTATCTATATTTGTTATTTTACTTCATGGGTAAACGAAGCCGGAGAAGTTAGTTTCTATCAAGACGTTTATGAGAGAGATAGTGATTCTAACAACCTAATTTCTAGTCCTGCAGAAATAGCTTCAAATTAA
- a CDS encoding DUF4197 domain-containing protein: MKKILILALVFSLSSCAQVQQTLNQLPQLSSQLPGIGGVDIASGLKEALNKGITQQVSKLTAVDGFYKNEAVKILMPAELQKVDATLRKIGLSSLADEGIKVLNRAAEDAVKEATPIFVSAVKNMSFTDAKNILLGNDSAATSYLQNSTTTALYGKFNPVIKSSFAKVGADVVWTNIINKYNTIPLVKKVNPDLTDYTTNQALAGVFKMIAVEEKDIRTNISARTTPLLKSVFAMQDGK, from the coding sequence ATGAAAAAGATTTTAATTTTAGCCCTTGTATTTTCTCTTAGCTCTTGTGCTCAGGTACAACAAACCCTAAATCAATTACCGCAATTGTCATCGCAACTTCCAGGAATTGGCGGCGTAGACATCGCATCTGGATTAAAAGAAGCCTTAAATAAGGGAATTACGCAACAAGTGAGTAAATTGACCGCAGTTGATGGTTTCTATAAAAATGAAGCTGTAAAAATTTTAATGCCGGCTGAATTACAAAAAGTAGATGCTACTTTACGTAAAATAGGATTATCATCTCTTGCTGATGAAGGTATTAAAGTCTTAAATCGTGCTGCTGAAGATGCGGTAAAAGAAGCAACGCCAATATTTGTTTCGGCTGTTAAAAATATGTCGTTTACAGATGCAAAAAATATCTTATTAGGAAATGACAGCGCTGCAACCAGTTATTTGCAAAATAGCACAACTACTGCTTTATACGGAAAATTTAATCCGGTAATTAAAAGTTCTTTCGCAAAAGTTGGTGCTGATGTAGTTTGGACAAACATTATAAACAAATACAACACAATTCCATTAGTTAAAAAAGTAAATCCTGATTTGACGGATTATACAACTAACCAAGCTTTGGCAGGAGTTTTTAAAATGATTGCCGTTGAAGAAAAAGATATCCGTACTAATATTAGCGCAAGAACAACGCCTTTACTTAAAAGCGTATTTGCAATGCAGGACGGAAAATAA
- a CDS encoding aldo/keto reductase, with protein MSAIKKMNLGNQGLIVPNIGLGCMGMSQIAGNDIYGKADETESIKTIHRSLELGGNFLDTADLYGPLSNERLISKAIKGNRNAYKIATKFGFEINDNEELTWQFNGKKEYVKKAVERSLKNLGTDYIDLYYLHRVDPNTPIEETVQAMSDLVKEGKVGYIGLSEVSSETIKKAHNIHPLTAVQSEYSLFERSIEEDGIIKTLEELQIGIVAYSPLGRGFISGEIQHPQDLAENDFRRSIPRFQGEQFYKNIELLNEIKVIADERKITASQLALAWIASKGFLAIPGTKRVKYVEQNIEAAQLTLTANELDRLESIIPVGTITGNRYDESGMKSVNL; from the coding sequence ATGAGTGCAATAAAAAAAATGAATTTGGGAAATCAGGGATTAATTGTTCCTAACATCGGTTTAGGTTGTATGGGAATGAGCCAAATTGCAGGAAACGATATTTATGGCAAAGCAGATGAAACCGAATCTATAAAAACAATCCACCGCTCACTTGAATTAGGAGGTAATTTTTTAGATACAGCAGATTTATATGGCCCGTTGTCAAATGAAAGATTAATTTCAAAAGCTATAAAAGGAAACCGTAATGCTTATAAAATTGCTACAAAATTTGGCTTTGAGATTAATGACAATGAAGAACTTACCTGGCAGTTTAATGGTAAAAAAGAATATGTAAAAAAGGCCGTAGAACGTTCTCTTAAAAATCTTGGAACGGATTACATCGATTTATATTATTTACACCGAGTTGATCCTAATACTCCAATAGAAGAAACAGTTCAGGCAATGTCTGATTTGGTAAAAGAAGGAAAAGTTGGTTACATCGGTCTTTCTGAAGTTTCTTCTGAAACAATAAAAAAAGCACATAACATTCATCCTCTAACAGCTGTGCAAAGTGAATATTCTCTTTTTGAAAGAAGCATTGAAGAAGATGGAATTATAAAAACTTTAGAAGAACTTCAAATTGGTATAGTTGCTTATTCTCCTCTGGGAAGAGGTTTCATTTCGGGAGAAATACAGCACCCGCAAGACTTAGCCGAAAATGATTTTAGAAGATCAATTCCTCGTTTTCAGGGAGAACAATTTTATAAAAACATTGAACTCTTAAACGAAATAAAAGTTATTGCTGACGAAAGAAAAATTACTGCATCACAATTAGCTTTGGCATGGATTGCTTCTAAAGGATTTTTAGCTATTCCGGGTACAAAACGAGTAAAATATGTTGAACAAAATATTGAGGCTGCACAACTTACTCTGACTGCTAATGAATTGGACAGATTGGAAAGTATTATTCCCGTTGGAACCATTACCGGAAATCGTTATGATGAATCTGGAATGAAATCTGTTAATCTATAA
- a CDS encoding AraC family transcriptional regulator, translated as MKKEDHTPYTISSLSELHRLLQIAKPDHPLVSFVNLKDIHCHFDDNLKSVVYNFYTISIKKGFKGKMRYGQNYYDFDEGVMTFMGPGQIISTEVPMDTAVSGSMLAIHPDFIQSYPLAKKIKEYGYFSYAVNEALHLSEKEQTMITGIMQNIEQEYLSSIDAFSQDVMISHIELLLNYCNRFYNRQFITRKNANNTLLAKLETLLSEYFESDKVQKLGLPTVAYISEQLNVTPNYLSDMLRSLTGQSTQHHIHNKIIEKAKELLTTTSLSVGETAYKLGFEYPQSFNKLFKSKTNFSPLEFRSSFN; from the coding sequence ATGAAGAAAGAAGATCATACTCCATATACTATAAGTTCTCTTTCAGAATTACATCGTTTATTACAAATTGCAAAACCAGATCATCCTTTGGTAAGTTTTGTCAATTTGAAGGATATACATTGTCATTTTGATGATAATCTAAAGAGTGTTGTTTATAATTTCTATACTATTTCGATTAAAAAAGGGTTTAAGGGGAAAATGCGATACGGTCAAAACTATTATGATTTTGATGAAGGTGTCATGACATTTATGGGGCCAGGTCAAATTATTTCTACAGAAGTTCCAATGGATACTGCTGTATCTGGTTCAATGTTAGCAATTCATCCCGATTTCATTCAGAGTTATCCTTTGGCAAAAAAAATTAAAGAGTACGGTTATTTCTCTTACGCTGTTAACGAAGCATTGCATCTTTCTGAAAAAGAACAAACTATGATTACAGGAATTATGCAGAATATCGAACAGGAATATCTTTCTTCTATAGATGCATTCAGTCAGGACGTAATGATTTCTCATATTGAACTGCTTCTTAATTATTGTAATCGCTTTTACAACCGACAATTTATTACCCGAAAAAATGCAAATAATACGCTTTTAGCAAAATTGGAAACTCTTTTGTCTGAATATTTTGAAAGTGATAAAGTTCAGAAATTAGGATTACCAACTGTCGCTTATATTTCAGAACAATTAAATGTTACGCCAAATTATCTTAGTGATATGTTACGATCACTTACGGGACAAAGCACACAGCATCATATTCATAATAAAATTATTGAAAAAGCCAAAGAACTTCTTACCACGACTTCACTAAGTGTCGGTGAAACGGCTTACAAATTAGGTTTCGAATATCCTCAATCTTTTAATAAACTATTCAAAAGCAAAACCAATTTCTCCCCTTTAGAATTCAGGAGTTCTTTTAATTAA
- a CDS encoding catalase — MESNKKLTTATGTPVPDNQNIQTAGPRGPVLLQDFWFLEKMAHFDREVIPERRMHAKGSGAYGTFTVTHDITKYTRADIFSEIGKKTEMFARFSTVAGERGAADAERDIRGFALKFYTNEGNWDLVGNNTPVFFFRDPMKFPDLNHAVKRDPKTNLRSADNNWDFWTLLPEALHQITIVMSDRGIPRSYRQMHGFGSHTFSFINHQNERHYVKFHFVTQQGIDNLSDEEAAKLVGGDRESHQRDLFDAIEEGNFPKWKMFIQVMTEEQADNYRFHPFDLTKVWLKGDYPLIPVGEFELNKNPENYFAEVEQAAFNPAHVPPGISFSPDKMLQARLFSYGDAHRYRLGVNNYQIPVNSSRCPYNTFHRDGAMRVDGNNGSKKHYEPNSFGELQEQPEFKEPPLKLHGDAWAHNFRDDDNDYFTQPGLLFRLLTDEKKQLLFKNTAGQVGGAQKFIQIRHIRNCYKADPAYGEGVANALGLTMDEVNNFSDPRLLIEIR, encoded by the coding sequence ATGGAATCAAATAAAAAATTAACAACTGCAACAGGAACTCCCGTTCCAGACAATCAAAACATTCAAACAGCTGGCCCTCGTGGACCTGTTTTATTACAAGATTTTTGGTTTTTAGAAAAAATGGCGCATTTTGATCGTGAAGTTATTCCGGAACGACGAATGCACGCAAAAGGATCTGGTGCTTACGGAACTTTTACGGTAACTCATGATATTACAAAATATACAAGAGCCGATATATTTTCTGAGATTGGCAAAAAAACGGAGATGTTTGCACGTTTTTCAACTGTTGCGGGTGAAAGAGGTGCTGCTGATGCTGAGAGAGATATTCGTGGTTTTGCTTTGAAATTTTATACTAATGAAGGAAATTGGGATTTGGTAGGAAATAATACGCCTGTTTTCTTCTTTCGTGATCCAATGAAATTTCCTGATTTAAATCATGCTGTAAAACGTGATCCAAAAACCAATTTGAGAAGTGCTGATAACAATTGGGATTTTTGGACTTTGTTACCAGAAGCTTTACACCAAATTACAATCGTAATGAGTGATCGCGGAATCCCAAGATCATACAGACAAATGCATGGATTTGGTAGTCATACTTTTAGTTTCATTAATCATCAAAATGAGAGACATTATGTGAAATTTCATTTTGTAACGCAACAAGGAATTGATAATCTTTCTGATGAAGAAGCGGCTAAATTAGTAGGAGGAGACAGAGAAAGTCACCAACGTGATTTATTTGATGCAATTGAAGAAGGAAACTTCCCAAAATGGAAAATGTTCATTCAGGTTATGACCGAAGAACAAGCAGACAATTATCGTTTCCATCCTTTTGATTTAACTAAAGTTTGGTTAAAAGGTGATTATCCATTGATTCCTGTTGGAGAATTTGAATTAAATAAAAATCCTGAAAATTATTTTGCCGAAGTAGAGCAAGCAGCTTTTAATCCTGCGCATGTACCTCCTGGAATTAGTTTCTCACCGGATAAAATGCTTCAGGCACGTTTGTTCTCTTACGGAGATGCGCACAGATATCGTTTAGGAGTTAATAATTACCAAATTCCGGTAAACTCTTCAAGATGTCCTTACAATACTTTTCATAGAGACGGAGCAATGCGTGTAGATGGAAATAATGGTTCGAAGAAACATTATGAGCCAAATAGTTTTGGAGAATTGCAGGAACAACCTGAATTTAAAGAACCACCGTTGAAACTTCATGGAGATGCGTGGGCGCATAATTTCAGAGATGATGATAATGATTATTTCACACAGCCAGGTTTGCTTTTCCGTTTATTAACAGATGAGAAAAAACAATTGTTATTCAAAAATACTGCAGGACAAGTAGGAGGAGCACAAAAGTTCATTCAGATTCGTCATATCCGCAACTGTTATAAAGCCGATCCTGCATACGGAGAAGGTGTAGCAAATGCTTTAGGACTAACAATGGATGAAGTAAATAACTTTTCTGATCCACGATTATTAATCGAAATTCGATAA
- a CDS encoding ABC transporter substrate-binding protein translates to MKQLKDQLGTLHSFENAPKRIISLVPSQTELLYDLGLEERIIGITKFCVHPYHFKSTKKVVGGTKKIHFEKIKLLQPDIIICNKEENTAEIVEQLSSICPVWVTNIITIEDNFQMISDFGQLFNCRTESQKWNDKLNFALSDFKKYVQDIPVKKAAYFIWKNPFMVAGDDTYINELLKLNHFQNIYADKGRYPEVELKKMRLEGDPDLVFLSSEPYPFKEEDAFEIGRFTHHAKTIFVDGEMFSWHGSRLLKAFPYFKILHERLKN, encoded by the coding sequence ATGAAACAATTAAAAGATCAGCTTGGTACTTTACATTCTTTTGAGAACGCTCCAAAACGAATTATCTCATTAGTACCTTCGCAAACTGAATTGTTGTATGACTTAGGTTTAGAAGAAAGAATCATCGGAATCACGAAGTTTTGTGTGCATCCGTATCATTTCAAATCAACGAAGAAAGTTGTTGGCGGAACGAAGAAAATTCATTTCGAAAAAATAAAATTACTACAACCTGATATTATCATTTGTAATAAAGAAGAAAACACGGCAGAAATTGTCGAGCAACTAAGTTCTATTTGTCCGGTTTGGGTAACGAATATTATTACTATTGAAGATAATTTTCAGATGATATCAGATTTCGGACAACTCTTTAATTGCCGAACTGAATCTCAAAAGTGGAATGACAAATTGAATTTCGCTTTAAGCGATTTCAAAAAATATGTTCAGGATATTCCAGTCAAAAAAGCCGCTTACTTTATTTGGAAAAATCCTTTTATGGTTGCGGGCGATGATACTTATATTAATGAGTTACTGAAATTGAATCACTTTCAGAATATTTATGCTGATAAAGGTAGATATCCTGAAGTTGAACTAAAAAAAATGCGATTAGAAGGCGACCCGGATTTGGTTTTCCTTTCTTCAGAACCTTATCCTTTTAAGGAAGAAGACGCTTTTGAAATAGGACGTTTTACACATCACGCGAAAACTATCTTTGTAGACGGCGAAATGTTCTCCTGGCACGGAAGCCGATTACTAAAGGCTTTTCCATACTTTAAAATACTACACGAAAGACTGAAGAATTAA
- the purU gene encoding formyltetrahydrofolate deformylase, whose translation MQKITILIHCKDKKGIIASVTTFIAKVEGNITYIDQHVDVEQNVFFMRLECELTNHNITIENLKADFNQTIATEFNMSWDLYNQEQKPKMALFVSKYDHCLFDILGRYSAGELNVEIPVIISNHNDLRSIAERFDIPFHCVPFTKDNKEEGEIKQIELLKRYQINFIVLARYMQIITPNLISLYENKIINIHHSFLPAFPGAKPYHSAFKRGVKIIGATSHYVTAELDEGPIIEQDITRVSHIHSIDDFIMKGRDLERIVLARAIKLHAERKTMVYSNKTVVFS comes from the coding sequence ATGCAAAAAATTACCATTCTGATTCACTGCAAAGACAAAAAAGGGATTATTGCCTCAGTAACTACTTTTATTGCAAAGGTAGAAGGAAACATTACCTACATTGACCAACATGTTGATGTAGAACAAAATGTGTTTTTTATGCGATTGGAATGTGAATTGACCAATCACAACATAACGATCGAAAATCTAAAAGCCGATTTTAACCAAACGATCGCAACGGAATTTAATATGTCCTGGGATTTATACAATCAGGAACAAAAACCAAAAATGGCGTTGTTTGTATCGAAATACGATCATTGCCTTTTTGATATTTTAGGACGTTACAGCGCAGGAGAATTAAATGTAGAAATTCCGGTAATTATCAGTAATCATAATGATTTAAGATCTATTGCCGAACGTTTTGATATTCCGTTTCACTGTGTGCCTTTTACAAAAGACAATAAAGAAGAAGGTGAAATCAAACAAATTGAATTATTAAAAAGATATCAAATCAATTTTATTGTTTTGGCGCGTTATATGCAAATCATTACTCCGAATTTGATTTCGCTTTACGAGAATAAGATTATCAATATTCACCATTCGTTTTTACCTGCTTTTCCTGGTGCAAAACCTTATCACTCGGCATTCAAACGTGGTGTGAAAATTATTGGTGCCACAAGTCACTATGTTACAGCAGAATTAGACGAAGGTCCAATTATCGAACAAGATATTACTCGCGTTTCACACATACATTCAATTGATGATTTTATCATGAAAGGACGAGATTTAGAACGTATTGTTCTCGCTCGCGCTATTAAATTGCATGCCGAACGTAAGACTATGGTTTATAGTAATAAGACGGTTGTTTTTTCTTAA